A genomic stretch from Achromobacter spanius includes:
- a CDS encoding YqaA family protein: MEESLLSAVHWLMGTLALPSVGLSAIFTVSLVSATLLPLGSEPAVFGFIKLAPDMFWPAILVATAGNTAGGAISYAMGLGAEKAVERWKEKHPHPHPDATEGGRMRGRWNERAHDWLHRMGPPALLLSWLPAVGDPLCAVAGWLRLSFWPCVFYMAIGKFLRYLTMTASLLWFFPGQI, translated from the coding sequence ATGGAAGAAAGCCTCTTATCCGCGGTTCACTGGCTCATGGGCACGCTGGCGCTGCCCTCGGTGGGTTTGTCCGCCATCTTTACGGTGTCGCTCGTTTCCGCCACCTTGCTGCCGCTGGGCTCCGAGCCGGCGGTATTCGGCTTCATCAAGCTGGCGCCCGACATGTTTTGGCCCGCCATCCTGGTGGCGACGGCCGGCAACACCGCGGGCGGGGCCATCAGCTACGCCATGGGCCTGGGCGCTGAAAAGGCGGTTGAACGCTGGAAGGAAAAGCATCCCCACCCCCATCCCGACGCCACCGAGGGCGGGCGGATGCGGGGCCGTTGGAACGAACGCGCCCACGATTGGCTGCACCGCATGGGCCCGCCGGCCCTGTTGCTGTCCTGGCTGCCCGCGGTGGGCGACCCGCTGTGCGCCGTGGCCGGGTGGCTGCGCCTGTCGTTCTGGCCTTGCGTGTTCTATATGGCCATCGGCAAATTCCTGCGCTATCTGACCATGACGGCCAGTCTGCTGTGGTTCTTCCCGGGCCAGATCTAA
- the ilvA gene encoding threonine ammonia-lyase, biosynthetic, with amino-acid sequence MSTDYLKRILTSKVYDVAVESPLEAAPQLSARISNTVLLKREDTQAVFSFKLRGAYNKMANLTPAALNRGVIAASAGNHAQGVALAASRLGCRAVIVMPTTSPQVKIDAVRRLGGEVVLAGESFTDAFAHAQILEKKEKLTFVHPFDDPDVIAGQGTVGMEILRQHPGPIDAIFVAIGGGGLISGVAAYIKQLRPEIKIIGVQTEDSDAMLRSVRAGRRVQLNDVGLFSDGTAVKMVGAETFKLTRQYVDDFVVVNTDSICAAIKDVFQDTRSVLEPAGAMAVAGAKQYAAEHHLKGKTLVAIACGANMNFDRLRFVAERAEVGEMREAVFAVTMPEQRGSFRRFCELVGERSVTEFNYRISDADRAHVFVGIQVSSATEPDKIAANFRRHGFDTLDLTHDEMAKTHLRHMVGGRSALARNELLYRFEFPERPGALMRFLNAMNPDWNISLFHYRNQGADYGRILIGIQVPPTDKKQFRAFVAELGYPHWNETENPAYKLFL; translated from the coding sequence ATGTCCACTGATTATCTGAAACGCATCCTGACTTCGAAGGTTTACGACGTAGCGGTCGAGTCACCGCTGGAAGCCGCGCCCCAGCTATCCGCGCGAATTTCCAACACGGTGCTGCTCAAGCGCGAAGATACTCAGGCGGTGTTCAGTTTCAAGCTGCGAGGCGCCTACAACAAGATGGCCAACCTGACGCCGGCCGCGCTGAACCGGGGCGTGATCGCGGCCTCGGCCGGCAACCACGCCCAAGGCGTGGCGCTGGCCGCCAGCCGCCTGGGCTGCCGCGCCGTCATCGTCATGCCCACCACCAGCCCGCAAGTGAAGATAGACGCCGTGCGCCGCCTGGGTGGCGAAGTCGTCCTGGCGGGCGAGAGCTTCACCGACGCCTTCGCGCACGCGCAGATACTTGAGAAGAAAGAGAAGCTGACGTTCGTCCATCCTTTCGACGACCCCGACGTGATCGCCGGCCAGGGCACGGTGGGCATGGAGATCCTGCGCCAGCACCCGGGGCCGATCGACGCCATCTTCGTGGCCATCGGCGGCGGCGGGCTGATCTCCGGTGTCGCCGCCTACATTAAGCAACTGCGGCCCGAGATCAAGATCATTGGGGTGCAGACCGAAGATTCCGACGCCATGCTGCGCAGCGTGCGTGCCGGCCGCCGCGTGCAATTGAATGACGTGGGCCTGTTTTCGGATGGCACCGCCGTCAAGATGGTGGGCGCCGAAACCTTCAAGCTCACGCGCCAGTACGTGGACGACTTCGTGGTGGTCAACACGGATTCAATCTGCGCCGCCATCAAGGACGTGTTCCAGGACACGCGCAGCGTCCTGGAACCCGCGGGCGCCATGGCGGTGGCCGGCGCCAAACAATACGCGGCCGAGCACCACCTGAAAGGCAAGACGCTGGTGGCGATCGCCTGTGGCGCCAACATGAATTTCGACCGCCTGCGCTTCGTGGCCGAACGCGCCGAAGTCGGCGAAATGCGCGAAGCCGTGTTTGCGGTGACCATGCCCGAGCAGCGAGGCAGCTTCCGCCGTTTCTGCGAACTGGTCGGCGAACGCAGCGTCACTGAATTCAACTACCGCATTTCCGACGCGGACCGCGCGCATGTGTTCGTGGGTATCCAGGTGTCGTCCGCGACCGAGCCCGACAAGATCGCCGCCAACTTCCGTCGTCATGGCTTCGATACGCTGGACCTGACCCACGACGAAATGGCCAAGACGCACCTGCGCCACATGGTGGGCGGGCGTTCAGCGCTGGCGCGCAACGAACTGCTGTATCGCTTTGAGTTCCCGGAACGCCCGGGCGCGCTGATGCGTTTTTTGAACGCGATGAACCCGGACTGGAACATCAGCCTCTTTCACTACCGCAACCAGGGCGCGGACTACGGGCGCATCCTGATCGGCATCCAGGTGCCCCCCACGGACAAGAAGCAGTTCCGCGCGTTTGTGGCCGAACTGGGTTACCCGCACTGGAATGAAACCGAGAACCCGGCCTACAAGCTGTTCCTGTAG
- a CDS encoding porin produces MKKTLLAVALLAGFASAAQAADSVTLYGLIDAGIGYEQVKFNGAKQSRFGGVQGVSSGSRFGLRGTEDLGDGLRAVFTLEGGFGPMNGKSAQNGRLFGRQATVGLDSDSWGRLEFGRQTNLASKYFGSIDPFSTSYNTANMGTTFGSANTMRLDNMVLYQTPSLGGFKAGVGYSFSADDTVSDTTQTGFATGDNNRVLTVGMQYVNGPLNLAAAYDRFDPTNDRVGGKSAARIQEYIIGGTYDFEVVKLAAAFGQTRDGWFVGQNMGTTPEGMNTLGSFKLADGFRANSYMIGATVPLGRHAVFGSWQRATAGNDKLTGDDATFNVYSLGYTYDFTKRTNLYAYASYGDNYAFQHDARDTAVAVGMRHRF; encoded by the coding sequence ATGAAGAAGACGCTATTGGCCGTTGCGTTGCTGGCAGGCTTTGCCAGCGCCGCGCAAGCCGCCGACTCCGTAACGCTGTACGGCTTGATCGACGCGGGTATCGGTTACGAGCAAGTGAAATTCAACGGGGCCAAGCAAAGCCGTTTTGGCGGCGTTCAGGGTGTCAGCAGCGGCTCGCGTTTCGGCCTGCGCGGCACGGAAGACCTGGGTGACGGCCTGCGCGCCGTGTTCACCCTGGAAGGCGGCTTCGGCCCCATGAATGGCAAGTCAGCCCAGAACGGCCGCCTGTTCGGTCGCCAGGCGACCGTGGGCCTGGACAGCGATTCCTGGGGCCGTTTGGAATTCGGTCGTCAGACGAACCTGGCGTCGAAGTACTTCGGTTCGATCGACCCGTTCTCGACCAGCTACAACACCGCCAACATGGGCACCACGTTCGGCAGCGCCAACACGATGCGCCTGGACAACATGGTGCTGTACCAAACCCCCAGCCTGGGCGGCTTCAAGGCCGGTGTCGGCTATTCGTTCAGCGCGGACGACACCGTCAGCGACACCACGCAGACCGGCTTCGCCACCGGCGACAACAACCGTGTGCTGACCGTTGGCATGCAGTACGTGAACGGCCCCTTGAACCTGGCCGCGGCCTATGACCGCTTCGACCCGACCAACGATCGCGTTGGCGGCAAGAGCGCGGCACGCATCCAGGAATACATCATCGGCGGCACATACGACTTTGAAGTCGTGAAGCTGGCTGCCGCGTTTGGCCAAACGCGCGACGGCTGGTTCGTGGGTCAGAACATGGGCACCACGCCGGAAGGCATGAACACGCTGGGTTCGTTCAAGCTGGCCGACGGCTTTCGCGCCAACTCGTACATGATCGGCGCCACCGTGCCCTTGGGCCGCCACGCCGTGTTCGGTTCCTGGCAGCGCGCGACCGCCGGCAACGACAAGCTGACGGGCGATGACGCCACGTTCAATGTCTACAGCCTGGGCTACACCTACGACTTCACCAAGCGCACCAACCTGTACGCCTACGCCTCCTATGGCGACAACTACGCGTTCCAGCACGACGCCCGCGACACCGCCGTTGCCGTCGGTATGCGCCACCGTTTCTAA
- a CDS encoding DUF4148 domain-containing protein has product MKALASALMVTATLVGMSAAHADGKTREQVQQELQAAKAAGQVTFGELDYPPATVQQTSLTRDQVQQELQAAKIAGQVTSAELDYPPKAAVSQSAGKSREQVRQELAEAKASGEYTFGELDYPPKGK; this is encoded by the coding sequence ATGAAAGCACTAGCAAGCGCACTTATGGTCACCGCAACCCTGGTTGGCATGTCCGCCGCCCACGCCGATGGCAAGACGCGTGAGCAGGTTCAGCAAGAATTGCAAGCCGCCAAGGCCGCCGGCCAGGTCACGTTTGGTGAACTGGATTACCCGCCCGCCACGGTGCAGCAAACCAGCCTGACGCGCGATCAGGTCCAACAAGAACTGCAAGCCGCGAAGATCGCCGGCCAAGTCACCTCCGCCGAACTGGACTACCCGCCCAAGGCCGCCGTGTCGCAATCGGCAGGCAAGTCGCGCGAACAAGTCCGCCAGGAATTGGCCGAAGCCAAGGCCAGCGGCGAATACACCTTTGGTGAGTTGGACTACCCGCCCAAGGGCAAGTAA
- a CDS encoding LysR family transcriptional regulator: MDIQLNDIALFVEVAKRKNFSHAAEALNIPTSTLSRRVSELERSVGMRLLNRSTRKIDLTEAGAIYFERCRHIVEEARIAHDQLLDMAVQPKGRLRISLPTSLAQLFLPAVIREFREQHPDIECDFDLSMRPIDPISNPFDLVLRFGQQPDSSLISRKIVLMAHQLYASPDYLARYGEPRVPADLSHHECLRPTMREESSFWMLHSGDKVERVQVSGRLSANNVGMLGRLAGQGLGITPLLVFDAMERAINQAGLVRVLPDWSLTPLPLFALLPSRMLPAKTKAFLDFIQPRLSDS, encoded by the coding sequence ATGGATATCCAGCTTAACGACATCGCGCTCTTTGTCGAAGTCGCCAAGCGCAAGAACTTCAGCCACGCCGCCGAAGCCTTGAATATTCCGACATCCACGCTCTCGCGCCGCGTCAGTGAACTGGAACGCAGCGTCGGGATGCGGCTGCTGAACCGCAGCACGCGCAAAATCGATCTGACCGAAGCCGGCGCCATCTATTTCGAACGCTGCCGGCACATCGTCGAAGAAGCGCGCATCGCGCATGACCAATTGCTGGACATGGCGGTGCAGCCCAAAGGGCGTTTGCGCATTTCACTACCCACCAGTCTGGCGCAACTGTTCTTGCCCGCGGTCATTCGCGAGTTCCGCGAACAGCACCCCGACATCGAATGCGATTTCGATCTGAGCATGCGTCCAATCGACCCCATCAGCAATCCGTTCGACCTGGTTCTGCGCTTCGGGCAGCAACCCGATTCGAGCCTGATCTCACGCAAGATCGTGCTGATGGCGCACCAGTTGTATGCGTCGCCGGACTATCTGGCGCGCTACGGCGAGCCGCGCGTACCGGCGGACCTCAGCCACCACGAATGCCTGCGCCCCACGATGCGCGAGGAATCGTCCTTCTGGATGCTGCATTCGGGCGACAAGGTAGAGCGCGTGCAAGTGTCGGGCAGGCTGTCGGCAAACAACGTGGGCATGTTGGGGCGGCTGGCCGGCCAGGGCTTGGGCATTACGCCGCTGCTGGTATTCGACGCGATGGAACGCGCCATCAATCAAGCGGGCCTGGTGCGCGTGCTACCCGATTGGAGCCTCACGCCCCTGCCGCTATTCGCGTTGCTACCCTCGCGCATGCTGCCCGCCAAAACCAAGGCGTTCCTGGATTTCATCCAACCGAGATTGTCGGATTCGTAG
- a CDS encoding adenine phosphoribosyltransferase has translation MQTDNAEAIRRTIRSVPDWPQPGVTFRDITPVLQDPRAFRVLIDLFVYRYMRQRLDLVAGVDARGFIVGSVLAYELNLGFVPVRKKGKLPFRTVAEEYSLEYGNAAVEMHTDSVRTGQRVLLVDDLIATGGTMLAAIKLLQRLGANVVEAAAIIDLPDLGGSAKVAATGTPLFTVCQYGADTP, from the coding sequence ATGCAGACCGACAACGCCGAGGCCATCCGGCGCACCATCCGCAGCGTTCCGGACTGGCCCCAACCCGGTGTCACCTTCCGCGACATCACGCCCGTTCTGCAGGACCCGCGGGCGTTCCGGGTTCTGATCGATCTGTTCGTTTACCGCTATATGCGCCAACGCCTTGACCTGGTGGCGGGTGTGGACGCGCGCGGTTTCATCGTGGGCAGCGTGCTGGCCTATGAACTCAACCTGGGTTTCGTGCCGGTGCGCAAAAAGGGCAAGCTGCCTTTCCGTACGGTGGCCGAGGAATATTCGCTGGAATACGGCAACGCGGCGGTTGAGATGCACACGGACTCCGTGCGCACCGGTCAGCGCGTACTGCTGGTCGATGATTTGATCGCCACGGGCGGCACGATGCTGGCCGCGATCAAGCTACTGCAACGCCTGGGCGCGAATGTGGTGGAGGCCGCGGCGATTATTGATCTGCCTGATCTGGGCGGATCGGCGAAAGTCGCCGCAACGGGCACGCCGCTGTTTACGGTTTGCCAGTATGGAGCGGATACGCCATAG
- the cydC gene encoding thiol reductant ABC exporter subunit CydC, with protein MKNLLLLLPLYARRKGGLLLALFCALATVAAGVGLLGVSGWFLTGAAIAGAGGVFNLFAPSALVRGLSFLRIVSRYADRVVGHSATLRLLADLRATVFGALIRLTPRQLARYRNGDLVARMTGDVDALDTVFLFVLAPLATAVLAGAVLTAVLGMWVPAAALAFALALLTACVLVPLWLLRAVRKPGAAAQESAAGLRAATLDAVDGHADMVALHAQAQTAEHFERLCEASAQARRSQARVAARGQWFLQVAAGVSVLALLWFGLGTHEAGGIEGPVLAGLLLAVIGIFEVAGPIMRGASRMGSAMTAAARIRDVTQAQPDMHDPATPRPLPAAGALELVGVSFCYPARSVGASPVVLDGIDLRVEPGDRVAILGASGAGKSTLLHLILRLEDPQAGQVRFGGCDARDAMQSDWHRRIALLSQDAPVFLGTLRTNLLIGDASADDEALWRALDAARLGDFVRALPEGLDTWAGETGSQLSAGQARRLCLARALLSPAAVLVLDEPTAGLDAVAEADFFNDLERAVQGRTVVLATHAALPPGAMDRCLQLRNGRLHDVSSQAAILA; from the coding sequence ATGAAGAATCTGTTGTTGCTGTTGCCCTTGTATGCGCGCCGAAAAGGCGGGCTTTTACTCGCATTGTTCTGTGCGCTGGCAACCGTTGCCGCAGGCGTTGGGCTGCTTGGCGTTTCGGGTTGGTTCCTGACTGGCGCCGCGATCGCGGGCGCAGGCGGCGTCTTTAATCTGTTTGCGCCGTCAGCGCTGGTGCGCGGGCTGTCTTTCCTGCGCATCGTGTCCCGTTACGCGGATCGTGTGGTGGGCCATTCAGCCACTTTGCGTCTGCTGGCGGACTTGCGCGCCACGGTGTTCGGCGCCTTGATTCGCTTGACGCCCCGCCAACTGGCGCGCTATCGCAACGGCGATCTGGTCGCTCGCATGACGGGCGACGTCGATGCCTTGGATACGGTGTTCCTGTTTGTGCTGGCGCCCCTGGCGACGGCCGTGCTGGCGGGGGCGGTACTGACCGCCGTGTTGGGCATGTGGGTGCCTGCCGCCGCGCTGGCATTTGCGCTGGCATTGCTGACCGCCTGTGTGTTGGTGCCCCTGTGGCTGCTGCGCGCCGTGCGCAAGCCGGGCGCGGCCGCGCAGGAAAGCGCGGCGGGACTGCGCGCGGCAACCTTGGATGCGGTGGACGGCCACGCGGACATGGTGGCGTTGCACGCGCAAGCGCAGACGGCCGAGCATTTTGAACGCTTGTGTGAGGCCAGTGCGCAGGCTCGCCGAAGCCAGGCGCGTGTAGCCGCAAGAGGGCAGTGGTTCTTGCAGGTGGCGGCGGGGGTGTCGGTGCTGGCGTTGTTGTGGTTCGGCTTGGGGACGCACGAAGCGGGCGGCATCGAAGGGCCGGTGCTGGCGGGGCTGCTGTTGGCCGTCATCGGCATTTTTGAAGTGGCGGGGCCGATCATGCGGGGCGCTTCGCGCATGGGCTCCGCCATGACGGCGGCGGCGCGCATCCGGGACGTTACACAGGCACAGCCCGACATGCACGACCCGGCCACGCCGCGCCCCTTGCCGGCCGCCGGGGCGCTGGAGTTGGTCGGCGTCAGCTTCTGCTATCCCGCCCGGTCGGTGGGCGCCAGCCCGGTGGTGCTGGATGGCATCGATCTACGGGTGGAGCCGGGCGATCGCGTGGCAATCCTGGGTGCCAGCGGCGCGGGCAAGTCCACCTTGTTGCACTTGATCCTGCGCTTGGAAGACCCGCAGGCGGGGCAGGTGCGCTTTGGCGGATGCGATGCGCGCGACGCCATGCAAAGCGACTGGCATCGGCGCATTGCCTTGCTGTCGCAGGATGCGCCCGTGTTTCTGGGCACCCTGCGCACCAATCTGCTGATTGGTGATGCCTCGGCCGACGACGAGGCGTTGTGGCGCGCCTTGGATGCGGCCCGGCTGGGCGACTTTGTGCGCGCGCTGCCGGAAGGGTTGGACACCTGGGCGGGAGAAACGGGGTCGCAGTTGTCGGCGGGGCAGGCGCGCCGACTGTGCCTGGCGCGCGCACTGCTGTCGCCAGCCGCCGTGCTTGTGCTGGACGAACCCACCGCCGGTTTGGACGCCGTGGCGGAAGCTGACTTCTTCAATGACCTGGAGCGCGCGGTGCAGGGACGCACCGTGGTGCTGGCCACGCACGCGGCCTTGCCTCCCGGCGCGATGGACCGTTGCCTGCAATTGCGCAATGGTCGATTGCATGACGTGTCATCGCAGGCGGCAATCCTGGCTTAA
- the cydD gene encoding thiol reductant ABC exporter subunit CydD — protein MTLAKSARLPLMLAGGAPLVSGALLVVQAWLLASVLDAAIMQDVPRQELLASIVGIAALMLLRATITWAAERAGADAAERIKRHVRQSLFARMVAKGPYWSRGKASGELASAVVDQVEALDGFFAKYLPAMAAAAMLPVAFSVLLLPVDVVAGLVLLITAPLIPLFMALVGWGAQGASRRHLRAFARLSGFFADRLRGLSTLKLYGRADAEAASVVAASDALRQRTMSVLRIAFLSSAVLEFFAALGVAGVAVYIGLTYLGFLDVRWSPLTLQAGLFCLLMAPEVYAPLRQFAAHYHDRATALAAVTQIAVLFDGLPQEDGAPKPVHGGRASTVMSSGAGLAVSGLTILAPGRSQAVLSEASLTLAPGEHVALMGPSGIGKSTLIEAIARLRPCQGEILIDGQPLADWDETALRGRVALIGQTPQLLAGSIADNIRLGCPGASDTDVQEAARRACVLEFAVALPQRLDTQLGSRGQGLSGGQAQRVALARLFLRDPGLILLDEPTAHLDEATQARLLDEILTFSVGRTLLLATHSAAVAARLGRVVRVVGGKVEDA, from the coding sequence ATGACGCTTGCCAAGTCGGCCAGGCTTCCCTTGATGCTGGCAGGCGGCGCGCCGCTCGTCAGCGGCGCCTTGCTGGTGGTTCAGGCATGGCTGCTGGCCAGCGTGCTGGACGCGGCGATCATGCAAGACGTGCCGCGCCAGGAATTGTTGGCCAGCATTGTGGGCATCGCCGCCTTGATGCTGCTGCGCGCCACCATTACCTGGGCGGCCGAGCGCGCGGGCGCGGACGCGGCCGAACGCATCAAGCGCCACGTGCGCCAGTCGCTGTTTGCGCGCATGGTCGCCAAGGGGCCTTACTGGAGCCGGGGCAAGGCGTCTGGCGAACTGGCCAGCGCGGTCGTGGATCAGGTCGAGGCCCTGGATGGCTTCTTTGCCAAGTACCTGCCCGCCATGGCGGCCGCCGCGATGTTGCCGGTGGCGTTTTCGGTATTGCTGCTGCCGGTGGATGTGGTTGCCGGGCTGGTGTTGCTGATCACCGCGCCCTTGATTCCCCTGTTCATGGCCTTGGTCGGGTGGGGCGCGCAAGGCGCCAGCCGCCGCCATTTGCGCGCCTTCGCTCGTTTGTCCGGGTTTTTCGCGGACCGTCTGCGTGGCTTGTCCACGCTGAAGCTCTATGGGCGCGCCGACGCCGAAGCGGCTTCGGTCGTAGCGGCCAGCGACGCGTTGCGCCAACGCACGATGTCGGTGCTGCGCATTGCGTTCCTGTCGTCGGCCGTACTGGAGTTCTTCGCGGCCTTGGGCGTGGCGGGCGTGGCCGTGTATATCGGTCTGACGTACCTGGGGTTTTTGGATGTGCGCTGGTCACCTCTGACGTTGCAGGCGGGCCTGTTCTGCCTGTTGATGGCGCCGGAGGTCTATGCGCCGCTGCGTCAATTCGCAGCGCACTATCACGACCGCGCCACGGCGCTGGCTGCCGTCACGCAGATCGCCGTATTGTTCGATGGCCTGCCGCAAGAGGATGGCGCGCCCAAGCCTGTGCATGGCGGCCGCGCTTCGACGGTAATGTCGTCGGGCGCGGGCCTGGCGGTGTCCGGCTTGACCATCCTGGCGCCAGGACGGTCGCAAGCCGTTTTGTCCGAGGCGTCGCTGACGCTGGCGCCCGGCGAGCACGTGGCGTTGATGGGGCCTAGCGGTATCGGCAAGTCCACGTTGATCGAGGCCATCGCGCGGCTGCGCCCCTGTCAAGGCGAGATTCTTATCGACGGCCAGCCTTTGGCCGACTGGGATGAAACCGCATTGCGCGGCCGGGTCGCCTTGATTGGACAGACACCGCAATTGCTGGCCGGCTCCATCGCCGACAACATCCGGCTGGGCTGTCCCGGCGCGTCCGACACCGATGTGCAGGAAGCCGCGCGACGCGCCTGTGTGCTTGAGTTCGCGGTCGCGCTGCCGCAACGCCTGGATACGCAGCTGGGCAGCCGAGGCCAGGGCTTGTCTGGGGGGCAGGCGCAGCGCGTGGCGCTGGCGCGCCTGTTCCTGCGTGACCCCGGCCTGATCCTGCTGGATGAACCCACGGCGCATCTGGACGAGGCAACCCAGGCGCGGCTGCTGGATGAAATCCTGACGTTCTCCGTCGGCCGCACCTTGCTGCTGGCGACGCATTCTGCCGCGGTGGCGGCGCGACTGGGCCGTGTCGTGCGGGTGGTGGGCGGGAAGGTGGAAGACGCATGA
- the cydX gene encoding cytochrome bd-I oxidase subunit CydX: MWYFSWILGLGLACAFAILNAMWFELREGQTHDPRANRDDE; encoded by the coding sequence ATGTGGTATTTCTCGTGGATACTCGGTCTGGGTTTGGCGTGTGCCTTCGCCATTCTCAATGCAATGTGGTTCGAGCTGCGCGAGGGTCAAACGCATGACCCGCGCGCCAACCGTGACGACGAGTGA
- the cydB gene encoding cytochrome d ubiquinol oxidase subunit II: MDTLIPFDYGTLRVIWWVLLGALLIGFAVMDGFDLGVAALLPVVAKTDAERRIVINVVGPVWEGNQVWLITAGGAIFAAWPLLYAASFSGFYLAMMLVLIALILRPVGFKYRSKMEGTRWRNRWDGVLCFSGVVASLVFGVAMGNIILGVPFTFDPVTLRPIYEGHFYQLFAPFALLAGVLSVVMLAMHGAVLLAWRTDDPVSSRARNWGRLAGLLTAALFVAGGFWVAGDIGGHTITSAVNANGPSDPMLKTVAVQTGAWMANYATWPLMWIAPVLGVGGALLVALLLTVRANMLAFLSSALSITGVILTVGFALFPFVMPSSTKPQAGLTIWDGSSSQLTLWIMVIAVAVFLPIVTLYTAWVYRVMRGKVTHESVGDTPNSY, encoded by the coding sequence ATGGATACCCTTATTCCTTTCGACTATGGCACCTTGCGGGTGATCTGGTGGGTGCTGCTGGGCGCATTGCTCATCGGCTTTGCCGTCATGGACGGCTTTGACCTGGGCGTGGCCGCCTTGCTGCCCGTGGTGGCCAAGACCGACGCCGAACGCCGCATCGTCATCAACGTTGTCGGCCCGGTATGGGAAGGCAACCAGGTCTGGCTGATCACGGCGGGCGGCGCCATCTTTGCCGCCTGGCCCTTGTTGTATGCCGCATCCTTCTCCGGCTTCTACCTGGCGATGATGCTGGTGTTGATTGCGCTGATCCTGCGCCCCGTGGGCTTCAAGTACCGCAGCAAGATGGAAGGCACGCGCTGGCGCAATCGCTGGGACGGCGTGCTGTGCTTTTCGGGCGTGGTGGCTTCGCTGGTGTTTGGCGTGGCCATGGGCAACATCATTCTGGGCGTGCCGTTCACGTTCGACCCGGTGACGCTGCGGCCCATCTATGAAGGGCATTTCTATCAGCTCTTCGCGCCGTTCGCCTTGTTGGCCGGCGTGCTCAGCGTGGTGATGCTGGCCATGCATGGTGCGGTGTTGCTGGCCTGGCGCACCGACGATCCCGTGTCGTCCCGCGCGCGCAACTGGGGCCGTCTGGCGGGTTTGCTGACTGCCGCGCTGTTCGTCGCGGGTGGCTTCTGGGTGGCCGGCGACATTGGCGGCCACACCATCACCAGCGCGGTCAACGCGAATGGGCCGTCGGACCCCATGCTCAAGACCGTGGCGGTGCAGACCGGCGCCTGGATGGCCAACTACGCCACCTGGCCCTTGATGTGGATTGCGCCCGTGCTGGGCGTGGGCGGCGCGCTGTTGGTGGCGCTGCTCTTGACCGTGCGCGCGAATATGCTGGCCTTTCTGTCGTCGGCGCTGTCGATCACCGGGGTGATCCTGACGGTGGGCTTCGCGTTGTTCCCGTTCGTCATGCCGTCCTCGACCAAGCCGCAGGCCGGCCTGACCATCTGGGACGGATCGTCCAGCCAACTGACGCTGTGGATCATGGTGATCGCGGTTGCCGTGTTCCTGCCGATCGTCACGCTTTACACCGCCTGGGTGTATCGCGTGATGCGCGGCAAGGTCACCCATGAATCCGTGGGCGACACGCCCAACTCATACTAA